One Vallitalea pronyensis genomic region harbors:
- a CDS encoding J domain-containing protein, which produces MRDPYEVLGIDRNASKDDIKKAYRELAKKYHPDRYSDNPLNDLAEEKFREVKEAYDTLMNGANDSFGGSSSYNYNDNSRYSSSSSSSEFTSVRSYIQVRRFQDAIRMLNGMSTKSGEWYYLMSVCLVGTGYTNQGFEYARTAVNMEPNNMEYRNHLTRLQNVQSGYQSRAYQYNRGGAGGNDTCGCCTQLICADCLCECLGGDLISCC; this is translated from the coding sequence ATGAGAGATCCTTATGAAGTATTAGGCATTGACCGTAATGCCAGTAAAGATGACATTAAAAAAGCCTATCGGGAGCTGGCTAAAAAATACCATCCTGATCGCTATTCAGATAATCCACTGAATGATTTGGCAGAAGAGAAATTCAGAGAAGTAAAAGAAGCTTATGACACATTAATGAATGGTGCCAATGACAGTTTTGGCGGTAGTTCCAGTTATAATTATAATGACAATAGCCGTTACTCATCATCATCTTCATCATCTGAGTTTACAAGCGTAAGGAGTTATATTCAAGTCAGACGTTTTCAAGATGCTATTCGGATGTTAAATGGTATGTCCACCAAGAGTGGAGAATGGTATTATCTCATGAGTGTTTGTCTAGTTGGAACAGGCTATACCAACCAAGGCTTTGAATACGCCAGAACAGCCGTTAACATGGAGCCTAATAATATGGAATATCGCAATCACCTGACAAGACTTCAGAATGTACAAAGCGGGTATCAATCAAGAGCGTATCAATATAATCGAGGTGGCGCAGGTGGTAATGACACATGTGGGTGCTGTACGCAATTAATCTGTGCCGATTGCCTATGTGAATGCTTAGGAGGCGATTTAATTTCATGCTGTTAA